The Streptomyces sp. NBC_00670 genome window below encodes:
- a CDS encoding rodlin produces the protein MLKKAMVAAAAAVSVIGMSAAAAPQALAIGDDSGPNSANGNGAVSSFGNSATKGDMSPQLSLIEGTLNKPCVGLDDLNVPIVNLVPVQDINVLGDELDQQCTDNSTQAKRDGALSHVLEDLSVLSANGETEGVAHDAAGDGKNGGHEDR, from the coding sequence GTGCTCAAGAAGGCAATGGTCGCCGCGGCGGCCGCCGTTTCCGTCATCGGTATGTCGGCGGCAGCCGCTCCCCAGGCGCTTGCCATCGGTGACGACTCCGGGCCGAACTCGGCCAACGGCAACGGTGCCGTGTCGTCGTTCGGCAACTCGGCGACCAAGGGCGACATGAGCCCGCAGCTGTCCCTCATCGAGGGCACGCTGAACAAGCCGTGTGTGGGCCTGGACGACCTGAACGTCCCGATCGTCAACCTGGTTCCGGTCCAGGACATCAACGTGCTGGGCGACGAGCTCGACCAGCAGTGCACCGACAACTCCACCCAGGCCAAGCGCGACGGTGCGCTGTCGCACGTCCTGGAGGACCTGTCGGTCCTGTCCGCGAACGGCGAGACCGAGGGTGTGGCGCACGACGCCGCCGGCGACGGGAAGAACGGCGGCCACGAGGACCGCTGA
- a CDS encoding glycoside hydrolase family 26 protein — protein sequence MLAAAVVASVTLAAVPCHAADPPPPVATPRPAASATPPAAVPAPAAAPAPRPPAVTPSPGAPTPGGTDGAATEDAARWPAFGAYLDYGPRGVARMAELSKWLGGTELRVGHTYLPGDRWSNIEGPPGFLDVWAHWRRQQADRMLVLNVPMMERNEAHVSDDEVRALLRRGAAGEFDRHFTALAERLVDSKVPDTVIVLGWEMNGTTYTHRCGPDPENWKKYWNRIVTAMRAVPGQDFRFDFAPSRGRDAVPWTECYPGDDTVDILGMDAYDQPRGLSFEEQVKEPYGLQAQVDFAKAHHKPVSYPEWGLFRNGDNPEYMRGMLDWMAQHKPAYNTLTDYCPHGVWSCDDNPKASEVYRSLLSHLPHVTPTPATSSPVPTPTPTPAPGHPAGCSPINLGDWVEYWLGGKLCVKFDWWSRSR from the coding sequence ATGCTCGCCGCGGCGGTGGTCGCGTCGGTCACCCTCGCCGCGGTGCCCTGCCACGCCGCCGACCCACCGCCCCCCGTGGCGACCCCGCGGCCCGCCGCGTCCGCCACGCCACCTGCCGCCGTGCCCGCGCCCGCCGCCGCCCCGGCACCGCGGCCGCCCGCGGTCACCCCCTCGCCGGGCGCCCCGACCCCCGGCGGCACCGACGGCGCCGCCACCGAAGACGCCGCCCGGTGGCCCGCCTTCGGCGCCTACCTCGACTACGGCCCCCGCGGCGTGGCCCGCATGGCCGAGCTCAGCAAATGGCTCGGCGGCACCGAACTCCGCGTCGGTCACACGTACCTGCCCGGCGACCGCTGGAGCAACATCGAGGGCCCGCCGGGCTTCCTCGACGTGTGGGCGCACTGGCGACGGCAGCAGGCCGACCGGATGCTCGTCCTCAACGTGCCGATGATGGAGCGCAACGAGGCGCACGTCTCCGACGACGAGGTGCGGGCGCTGCTGCGCCGTGGCGCGGCCGGCGAGTTCGACCGGCACTTCACCGCGCTCGCCGAACGCCTGGTCGACTCGAAGGTGCCGGACACCGTGATCGTGCTCGGCTGGGAAATGAACGGCACTACATACACCCATCGCTGCGGGCCCGACCCGGAGAACTGGAAGAAGTACTGGAACAGAATTGTGACGGCCATGCGCGCGGTGCCGGGACAGGATTTCCGGTTCGACTTCGCGCCGAGCCGGGGCCGCGACGCCGTCCCCTGGACGGAGTGCTATCCCGGGGACGACACCGTCGACATCCTCGGCATGGACGCGTACGACCAGCCGCGCGGCCTGTCATTCGAGGAACAGGTGAAGGAGCCGTACGGACTGCAGGCGCAGGTCGATTTCGCGAAGGCGCACCACAAACCGGTGTCGTATCCGGAATGGGGACTGTTCCGCAACGGCGACAATCCGGAATACATGCGGGGCATGCTGGACTGGATGGCCCAGCACAAGCCCGCGTACAACACGCTCACCGACTACTGCCCGCACGGCGTGTGGAGTTGCGACGACAACCCCAAGGCGTCCGAGGTCTACCGCTCGCTGCTCTCGCACCTGCCGCACGTCACCCCGACGCCGGCAACTTCCTCTCCCGTGCCGACTCCGACGCCGACCCCGGCCCCGGGTCATCCGGCGGGCTGTTCGCCGATCAACCTCGGGGACTGGGTGGAGTACTGGCTCGGCGGCAAGCTCTGCGTGAAGTTCGACTGGTGGTCGCGCAGCCGCTGA
- a CDS encoding chaplin, whose amino-acid sequence MRQTLSRGMVAAAAATGILSLCAAPALADSTADGVSANSPGVASGNAVQAPVDIPVNVCGNSVDVVAALNPAFGNQCANDGHAEADEPSAPPEKHVPATPPAHQEEPPGYGEAPPQPAPEHSTPATPPVASHTERPHAQPPMLAETGGGGLLVASLVSAGMLTGGMLLYRRGRTTPDH is encoded by the coding sequence TTGCGACAGACCCTGAGCAGGGGAATGGTCGCGGCGGCGGCCGCGACGGGCATTCTGTCCCTGTGCGCCGCTCCCGCCCTCGCCGACTCGACCGCTGACGGCGTGTCCGCGAACTCGCCCGGCGTCGCCTCGGGCAACGCCGTGCAGGCGCCGGTGGACATCCCGGTCAACGTGTGCGGCAACTCCGTGGACGTGGTGGCCGCGCTGAACCCGGCGTTCGGCAACCAGTGCGCGAACGACGGGCACGCGGAGGCGGACGAGCCGTCCGCGCCGCCGGAGAAGCACGTCCCGGCCACGCCGCCGGCCCACCAGGAGGAGCCCCCCGGCTACGGCGAGGCACCCCCGCAGCCGGCCCCGGAACACAGCACCCCGGCCACGCCTCCCGTGGCGTCCCACACCGAACGCCCGCACGCCCAGCCGCCCATGCTGGCCGAAACGGGCGGCGGCGGCCTGCTGGTCGCCTCCCTGGTGAGCGCGGGCATGCTCACCGGCGGCATGCTCCTCTACCGCCGGGGCCGGACGACTCCGGACCACTGA
- a CDS encoding chaplin — translation MTAKKGKYVKHKKSAAAVAGILMALGMAAPAVADAGASGVAANSPGVLSGNVIQVPVHVPINVCGNTIDVIGLANPAAGNACVND, via the coding sequence ATGACCGCGAAGAAGGGAAAGTACGTGAAGCACAAGAAGAGCGCTGCTGCCGTTGCGGGCATCCTCATGGCCCTCGGCATGGCCGCCCCGGCGGTCGCCGACGCGGGCGCCTCGGGTGTCGCGGCGAACTCCCCGGGTGTTCTCTCCGGCAATGTCATCCAGGTTCCGGTGCACGTTCCGATCAACGTGTGCGGCAACACCATCGATGTCATCGGCCTGGCGAACCCCGCGGCCGGCAACGCCTGCGTCAACGACTGA
- a CDS encoding rodlin, with protein MIKKALAAAAIAASVVGAGAATAPQAMAIGDDGGPASVNGNNAMQMYGNSATYGNMSPQMALIQGSFNKPCIGLQDINLPVVNGVPVQDIPILSDDLSQQCTENSTQIKRDGALAHLLEDVSILSTNSEEHDD; from the coding sequence ATGATCAAGAAGGCTCTTGCCGCCGCGGCGATCGCCGCCTCCGTCGTGGGCGCCGGCGCCGCCACGGCCCCGCAGGCGATGGCCATCGGTGACGACGGCGGTCCGGCCTCTGTCAACGGCAACAACGCCATGCAGATGTACGGCAACTCGGCCACGTACGGGAACATGAGCCCGCAGATGGCGCTGATCCAGGGCTCGTTCAACAAGCCCTGCATCGGTCTGCAGGACATCAACCTGCCCGTCGTCAACGGCGTCCCGGTGCAGGACATCCCGATCCTGTCGGACGACCTGAGCCAGCAGTGCACCGAGAACTCCACGCAGATCAAGCGGGACGGCGCGCTCGCGCACCTGCTGGAGGACGTGTCGATCCTGTCGACCAACTCGGAGGAGCACGACGACTGA
- a CDS encoding ABC transporter permease — protein MSSLAGSTSAGSTSAGHPSVQPPEVADGYRAGRTLPLRVELVRQLKRRRTLVMGAVLALLPFVLVIAFAVGDPGSQGDRITLMDTATASGANFAAVNLFVSAGFLLVVPVALFCGDTVAAEASWSSLRYLLAAPVPRARLLWSKLAVALTLSLAAMVLLPLVALAVGSVAYGWGPLHIPTGGTLSTGTAAERLVIAVAYIFASQLVTAGLAFWLSTKTDAPLGAVGGAVGLTIVGNVLDAVTALGHWRDFLPAHWQFAWIDAVQPEPEWSGMAQGTAVSVAYALVLFAAAFRGFTRKDIVS, from the coding sequence ATGAGCAGCCTCGCCGGCTCCACGTCCGCCGGCTCCACGTCCGCAGGCCACCCGTCGGTGCAGCCCCCCGAGGTCGCCGACGGGTACCGGGCCGGGCGCACCCTGCCGTTGCGGGTCGAGCTGGTCCGCCAGCTCAAGCGGCGCCGCACGCTCGTCATGGGCGCGGTCCTCGCGCTGCTGCCGTTCGTGCTGGTGATCGCCTTCGCCGTGGGCGACCCCGGCTCACAGGGCGACCGGATCACCCTGATGGACACGGCGACGGCGTCCGGCGCCAACTTCGCCGCCGTCAACCTGTTCGTCTCCGCCGGGTTCCTGCTGGTGGTGCCGGTCGCCCTGTTCTGCGGGGACACGGTGGCCGCCGAGGCGAGCTGGTCCTCGCTGCGGTATCTGCTGGCGGCGCCCGTGCCGCGGGCCCGGCTGCTGTGGTCCAAGCTCGCCGTCGCGCTGACGCTGAGTCTGGCCGCGATGGTGCTGCTGCCGCTGGTCGCCCTGGCGGTCGGCTCCGTCGCCTACGGCTGGGGGCCGTTGCACATTCCCACCGGGGGCACGCTGTCCACCGGCACGGCGGCCGAGCGGCTGGTCATCGCGGTGGCGTACATTTTCGCGTCCCAACTGGTCACCGCCGGGCTCGCGTTCTGGCTGTCCACGAAGACCGACGCACCCCTGGGCGCGGTCGGCGGCGCCGTGGGCCTGACGATCGTGGGCAATGTGCTCGACGCGGTCACCGCGCTCGGCCACTGGCGCGACTTCCTGCCCGCGCACTGGCAGTTCGCCTGGATCGACGCCGTCCAGCCGGAGCCCGAGTGGTCCGGGATGGCGCAGGGCACCGCCGTGTCGGTCGCCTACGCGCTCGTCCTGTTCGCGGCGGCGTTCCGGGGCTTCACGCGGAAGGACATCGTGTCGTAG
- a CDS encoding GNAT family N-acetyltransferase, with protein MRDARAFAALAPAWGRLHRRCESATPFQSHAWAYSWWLSYGRRGRLRLVVVRDGAELRAVAPLTRVRGPVPALVPLGGALSDYADVLLDDAYAGPAAAALAEGLAAAARTAVIDFREVRPGGAVEQVYDLWRGPRRRLEDSLCLELPAAPMAELVARLPSGKAQRVRAKLRKLDALGVRRTVVPPDGVETALHRLLELHRLQWRGRKVTAEHLTDRFAAHLVRAVGPMVRDGDAVVTEFRLDGDVAAVDLTLLSRRLAGGYLYGAHPRLRERKADVAVMLLDACSRHTGPEDGRTTLSLLRGDEPYKHHWRPVPVANQRLLLARRRTAPLIGAVLCDVAARRRGKELLRRRRERGGGDGGGGG; from the coding sequence GTGCGGGACGCTCGCGCGTTCGCCGCGCTCGCGCCCGCGTGGGGGCGGCTGCACCGACGGTGCGAGAGTGCGACGCCGTTCCAGAGTCACGCCTGGGCGTACTCCTGGTGGCTGTCGTACGGGCGCCGCGGCCGGCTGCGGCTCGTCGTCGTGCGGGACGGCGCCGAGTTGCGCGCCGTCGCCCCGCTGACGCGGGTGCGCGGGCCCGTGCCCGCCCTCGTGCCGCTCGGCGGCGCGCTCTCGGACTACGCCGACGTCCTGCTCGACGACGCGTACGCCGGCCCCGCCGCCGCCGCGCTCGCCGAGGGCCTGGCCGCCGCCGCCCGCACCGCGGTGATCGACTTCCGCGAGGTGCGGCCCGGCGGCGCCGTCGAACAGGTCTACGACCTCTGGCGCGGCCCCCGCCGGCGCCTGGAGGACTCACTCTGTCTGGAGCTGCCCGCCGCCCCGATGGCCGAGCTGGTCGCCCGCCTCCCCTCCGGCAAGGCGCAGCGTGTGCGCGCCAAGCTCCGCAAGCTGGACGCCCTCGGCGTGCGGCGTACGGTCGTACCGCCGGACGGGGTCGAGACGGCGCTGCACCGGCTGCTGGAGCTGCACCGGTTGCAGTGGCGCGGCCGGAAGGTGACGGCGGAGCACCTCACGGACCGGTTCGCCGCGCACCTGGTGCGGGCGGTCGGGCCGATGGTGCGCGACGGGGACGCGGTGGTGACCGAGTTCCGACTCGACGGCGACGTGGCCGCCGTCGACCTCACGCTGCTGTCCCGGCGCCTGGCCGGCGGCTACCTCTACGGCGCCCATCCCCGGCTGCGCGAGCGCAAGGCGGACGTCGCGGTGATGCTCCTCGACGCGTGCAGCCGTCATACGGGACCGGAGGACGGCCGCACGACGCTGAGCCTGCTGCGCGGCGACGAGCCGTACAAGCACCACTGGCGCCCCGTCCCGGTCGCCAACCAGCGGCTGCTGCTGGCCCGCCGACGCACCGCGCCGCTGATCGGCGCGGTCCTCTGCGACGTCGCCGCGCGCCGGCGCGGCAAGGAGCTGCTGCGGCGCCGGCGCGAGCGCGGGGGCGGGGACGGGGGCGGCGGTGGCTGA
- a CDS encoding carboxylate--amine ligase, with the protein MPLLDTRVPAVLLRIDRNPFHHGTLGAVRSLGRAGVEVHLVADCAASPVRGSRFVRRLHPPPAPGARPDDIAAVLGRVAGRVGRPAVLVAMDDAGAVAVSRLRERLTPGFLLPAGSGTLAEQVADKAELAEVCARVGVPHPVTLVPESAAEAVSGVRRLGLPVVAKWSRPWLLPGGRGLRSTVVLRSAREARELYARSAEAGSRLLLQAFLPPGPDRDWFFHGYADRTGALRAGGPGRKHRSWPRGAGLTAAGEWAVNPRVTELAERLVGELGYRGILDLDFRRDAGTGGYHLLDFNPRPGAQFRLFTDATGLDVVRAQHLDLTGRALPAPAPRPGRAFVVENYAPLTALRRPPQGRELAWHAPDDPGPGLAMWALWSRHVAGRVAQRVAPRALDAARTAARPWCAARRSSRGPATPTALRHPGDPTDPADPAPTGPKATRVAPAAPGTTAQAVGSAGLLRAPAASSTSDGARTRPLGAARPRPYLPSPASPTDDEKASSC; encoded by the coding sequence GTGCCGCTGCTCGACACCCGGGTCCCCGCCGTTCTGCTGCGGATCGACCGGAACCCCTTCCACCACGGGACGCTGGGCGCGGTGCGCTCGCTGGGCCGGGCGGGGGTGGAGGTGCACCTGGTCGCCGACTGCGCCGCCAGTCCCGTACGCGGCTCACGGTTCGTCCGGCGGCTGCATCCGCCGCCGGCGCCGGGCGCCCGTCCCGACGACATCGCCGCCGTACTGGGGCGGGTCGCCGGGCGGGTCGGCAGACCCGCCGTGCTGGTCGCGATGGACGACGCGGGCGCGGTCGCGGTGAGCCGGCTGCGGGAGCGGCTCACGCCCGGCTTCCTGCTGCCCGCCGGGTCCGGCACGCTCGCCGAACAGGTGGCGGACAAGGCGGAGTTGGCCGAGGTGTGCGCCCGGGTGGGCGTGCCGCACCCGGTGACGCTCGTCCCGGAGAGCGCGGCGGAGGCCGTCTCCGGCGTGCGGCGGCTGGGGCTGCCGGTGGTGGCGAAGTGGAGCCGGCCCTGGCTGCTGCCGGGCGGGCGCGGGCTGCGCAGCACGGTGGTGCTGCGTTCGGCGCGGGAGGCCAGGGAGCTGTACGCGCGCTCGGCCGAGGCGGGCAGCCGGCTGCTGCTCCAGGCGTTCCTGCCGCCGGGGCCCGACCGCGACTGGTTCTTCCACGGCTACGCCGACCGGACCGGGGCGCTGCGCGCGGGCGGGCCCGGCCGCAAGCACCGTTCCTGGCCGCGCGGTGCGGGGCTGACCGCGGCTGGGGAGTGGGCGGTCAACCCGCGGGTGACGGAGCTGGCGGAGCGGCTGGTCGGGGAGCTGGGCTACCGCGGCATCCTGGACCTGGACTTCCGCCGGGACGCCGGCACGGGCGGCTACCACCTGCTCGACTTCAACCCGCGTCCCGGGGCCCAGTTCCGGCTGTTCACGGACGCCACGGGGCTGGACGTCGTCCGCGCGCAGCACCTGGACCTGACGGGCCGTGCGCTCCCGGCGCCGGCGCCCCGCCCCGGGCGGGCCTTCGTGGTGGAGAACTACGCCCCGCTGACCGCTCTGCGGCGCCCGCCCCAGGGCCGCGAGCTGGCCTGGCACGCGCCGGACGATCCCGGTCCGGGTCTCGCGATGTGGGCGCTGTGGTCCCGCCATGTGGCGGGCCGGGTCGCGCAGCGCGTCGCGCCCCGCGCACTGGACGCCGCCCGCACCGCCGCGAGGCCCTGGTGTGCGGCCCGCCGCAGCTCCCGGGGCCCCGCGACCCCCACCGCGCTTCGCCACCCCGGCGACCCGACGGACCCCGCGGACCCGGCGCCCACCGGGCCCAAGGCCACGCGGGTCGCCCCCGCGGCCCCCGGCACGACGGCTCAGGCGGTCGGGTCCGCCGGTCTCCTGCGAGCGCCGGCCGCGTCCTCGACGTCGGACGGCGCGCGCACTCGCCCCCTCGGCGCCGCACGGCCGCGGCCCTACCTGCCCTCCCCCGCCTCCCCGACCGACGACGAGAAAGCGAGCAGTTGCTGA
- a CDS encoding alpha/beta fold hydrolase, with amino-acid sequence MDLRLPRVRGLLRGPRRLVTAAAAVVVLAGAGTWTAVASDDAPAVHVSDRALPMGGGVRLDTSYFTAGPAGRRPAVLLAHGFGGSKEDVRGQAEDLAREGYAVLTWSARGFGHSTGKIGLNDPEGEVADASRLVDWLAERPEVQLDKAGDPRVGMAGGSYGGAISLLTAGYDDRVDAIAPAITYWNLSDALFPNGVFKKLWTSLFLNSGGGCDRFEPALCRMYQRVAQSGQPDAEARALLDARSPEAVGDRIKVPTLLTQGQTDSLFPLGQADAAAKAIKANGAPVDVDWISGGHDGGNMETDRVQGRVKSWFDRYLKGDKGADTGPAFRVTRTGGVDSTDGETRLRGATDDHYPGLASGPRTLRLAGGEQHFVNPAGASPPAISALPGLGDSGGLSQLSSLGVGISLDFPGQYAAFESAPLTRDLGITGSPTATVHVTSTSEDAVLFAKVYDVAPGDSRPGLPAQLVTPVRVENARQGKDVTLTLPAIDYEVRKGHRLRLVLASTDLAYASPTQPATYTAELKGGLTVPTAPGVATADSPLPSWVWWLPLAGAVLAATLLLTARRRTSAPAPDPELADVPLVIAGLSKRYARSADRYAVRDLSFRVEKGQVLGLLGPNGAGKTTTLRMLMGLITPDDGEIRVFGHAVRPGASVLSRVGAFVEGAGFLPHLSGRDNLRLYWQATGRPPEDAHLEEALEIAGLTDEALARAVRTYSQGMRQRLALAQAMLGLPDLLILDEPTNGLDPPQIREMREVMIRYAAAGRTVIVSSHLLAEVEQSCTHLVVMDRGRLVQAGPVGEITGAGDTLLVGTETPVGEPLAEKVAALPGIASAEAVEGGLLVRLDTDGSAPRLVAELVRLEVPVASVGPHRRLEDAFLTLIGGSA; translated from the coding sequence ATGGATCTTCGACTGCCCCGCGTCCGAGGGCTGCTGCGGGGGCCGCGGCGGCTGGTGACCGCCGCGGCCGCCGTCGTCGTGCTCGCCGGCGCGGGGACGTGGACGGCCGTCGCGTCCGACGACGCACCGGCCGTGCACGTGAGCGACAGGGCGCTGCCCATGGGCGGCGGAGTCCGCCTGGACACCTCCTACTTCACCGCGGGCCCCGCCGGCCGCCGCCCCGCCGTCCTGCTGGCGCACGGCTTCGGCGGCAGCAAGGAGGACGTGCGCGGCCAGGCCGAGGACCTCGCCCGCGAGGGCTACGCCGTACTCACCTGGTCCGCCCGCGGCTTCGGCCACTCCACCGGGAAGATCGGGCTGAACGACCCCGAGGGCGAGGTCGCCGACGCGTCCCGTCTCGTCGACTGGCTCGCCGAGCGGCCCGAGGTCCAACTGGACAAGGCGGGCGACCCCCGCGTCGGCATGGCCGGCGGCTCCTACGGCGGCGCGATCTCGCTGCTCACCGCCGGGTACGACGACCGGGTCGACGCCATCGCCCCGGCGATCACGTACTGGAACCTGTCGGACGCCCTGTTCCCGAACGGCGTCTTCAAGAAGCTGTGGACGAGCCTGTTCCTCAACTCCGGCGGCGGCTGCGACCGGTTCGAGCCCGCGCTGTGCCGGATGTACCAGCGCGTCGCCCAGTCCGGGCAGCCCGATGCCGAGGCCCGCGCCCTGCTGGACGCCCGCTCCCCGGAGGCCGTCGGCGACCGCATCAAGGTGCCCACCCTGCTGACGCAGGGCCAGACCGACTCCCTGTTCCCGCTCGGCCAGGCCGACGCCGCCGCGAAGGCGATCAAGGCCAACGGCGCCCCCGTCGACGTCGACTGGATCAGCGGCGGCCACGACGGCGGCAACATGGAGACCGACCGCGTCCAGGGCCGCGTGAAGTCCTGGTTCGACCGCTACCTCAAGGGCGACAAGGGCGCCGACACGGGTCCGGCCTTCCGCGTCACCCGCACCGGCGGCGTCGACTCCACCGACGGCGAGACGCGGTTGCGCGGGGCGACCGACGACCACTACCCCGGCCTGGCGAGCGGCCCGCGCACCCTCCGCCTCGCCGGCGGCGAACAGCACTTCGTCAACCCGGCGGGAGCCAGCCCGCCCGCGATCTCCGCCCTGCCCGGCCTCGGTGACTCGGGCGGACTGTCCCAGCTGTCCTCCCTCGGCGTCGGCATCTCCCTCGACTTCCCCGGCCAGTACGCGGCGTTCGAATCCGCGCCGCTCACCCGGGACCTCGGGATCACCGGCTCGCCCACCGCGACCGTGCACGTCACGTCCACCAGCGAGGACGCCGTCCTGTTCGCCAAGGTGTACGACGTCGCCCCCGGCGACTCCCGGCCGGGACTGCCCGCGCAGCTGGTCACCCCCGTGCGGGTCGAGAACGCGCGGCAGGGCAAGGACGTCACGCTCACCCTGCCCGCGATCGACTACGAGGTCCGCAAGGGCCACCGGCTGCGGCTGGTGCTGGCCTCCACCGACCTCGCCTACGCCTCCCCGACGCAGCCCGCCACGTACACCGCGGAGCTGAAGGGCGGGCTGACGGTCCCGACCGCCCCCGGCGTGGCGACCGCCGACAGCCCGCTGCCGTCCTGGGTGTGGTGGCTGCCGCTCGCCGGTGCCGTGCTCGCCGCGACGCTGCTACTCACCGCCCGCCGCCGCACCTCCGCCCCGGCCCCCGATCCCGAACTGGCCGACGTGCCCCTGGTGATCGCCGGCCTGAGCAAGCGGTACGCCAGGTCCGCCGACCGGTATGCCGTCAGGGACCTCTCCTTCCGGGTGGAGAAGGGCCAGGTGCTCGGTCTGCTCGGCCCCAACGGCGCCGGCAAGACCACCACCCTGCGCATGCTGATGGGGCTGATCACCCCGGACGACGGCGAGATCCGCGTCTTCGGCCACGCCGTCCGCCCCGGCGCCTCCGTACTGTCCCGGGTGGGCGCCTTCGTCGAGGGCGCCGGATTCCTGCCGCACCTGTCCGGCCGGGACAACCTCCGGCTGTACTGGCAGGCCACCGGCCGCCCGCCCGAGGACGCGCACCTGGAAGAGGCGCTGGAGATCGCCGGGCTGACCGACGAGGCGCTGGCCCGCGCCGTGCGCACGTACTCGCAGGGCATGCGGCAGCGACTCGCCCTCGCCCAGGCCATGCTCGGCCTGCCGGACCTGCTGATCCTCGACGAACCCACCAACGGCCTGGACCCGCCGCAGATCCGCGAGATGCGCGAGGTGATGATCCGCTACGCCGCCGCCGGCCGCACGGTGATCGTCTCCAGCCATCTGCTGGCCGAGGTCGAGCAGTCCTGCACGCATCTGGTCGTCATGGACCGCGGCCGGCTGGTCCAGGCGGGCCCGGTCGGCGAGATCACCGGCGCCGGGGACACCCTGCTGGTGGGCACGGAGACGCCGGTCGGCGAGCCGCTGGCCGAGAAGGTCGCCGCGCTGCCCGGCATCGCCTCGGCCGAGGCCGTCGAGGGCGGGCTGCTGGTCCGGCTCGACACGGACGGCAGCGCCCCGCGGCTGGTCGCCGAACTCGTCCGCCTGGAGGTGCCCGTCGCGTCGGTGGGCCCCCACCGCCGCCTGGAGGACGCCTTCCTCACCCTGATCGGAGGCTCGGCATGA
- a CDS encoding NAD(P)-binding domain-containing protein yields MYDLLVVGSGPYGLSIAAHAAAAGLSLRVQGRPMASWRDHMPTGMFLKSEPWASNLSDPEGRWRLDRYCAGQGVEARHGEPIPVGTFASYGLWFARNALPCEVDERAVTRLRARPGGFEAALADGEVVYARTVALAVGVLPFVRFPEALHGFDPALVTHSSHHAELSRFLDRDVTVVGGGQAALETAALLAEQGTRVRVLARADRLRWNDVPPPLERSWWRSARSPHSGLGPGWRNWFYAERPGLYRRLPGGVRARVAATALGPAGAWWVRERVERAVELRLDQEIVKAKEVAGAVHLDTVTRSGVPGVLRTEHVIAATGFTAAAGRLELLEEDVRSRLAPGALEAPAVGPLFESAVPGLFLAGLMTAPAFGPAMRFVQGADYTARTLVRGVRQRLRGPAVRTAVAHGRRTATVPAPAAPARPVPEATGTGE; encoded by the coding sequence ATGTACGACCTGCTGGTGGTGGGCTCCGGCCCCTACGGCCTGTCCATCGCGGCCCATGCCGCGGCCGCCGGGCTCTCCCTGCGTGTGCAGGGCCGCCCGATGGCCTCCTGGCGGGACCACATGCCGACCGGGATGTTCCTGAAGTCGGAACCGTGGGCCTCCAACCTCTCCGACCCTGAGGGGCGCTGGCGGCTGGACCGGTACTGCGCGGGGCAGGGCGTCGAGGCACGGCACGGGGAACCGATCCCGGTCGGCACGTTCGCCTCGTACGGGCTGTGGTTCGCCCGCAACGCGCTGCCCTGCGAGGTCGACGAGCGTGCGGTGACCCGGCTCCGCGCCCGCCCCGGTGGCTTCGAGGCGGCGCTGGCGGACGGGGAGGTGGTGTACGCGCGTACGGTCGCCCTGGCCGTGGGCGTACTGCCGTTCGTACGGTTCCCGGAGGCGTTGCACGGCTTCGACCCGGCGCTCGTCACGCACAGCAGCCACCACGCCGAGCTGAGCCGGTTCCTGGACCGGGACGTCACGGTGGTGGGCGGCGGGCAGGCGGCCCTGGAGACGGCGGCGCTGCTGGCCGAGCAGGGCACCCGGGTCCGGGTGCTGGCCCGCGCGGACCGGCTGCGCTGGAACGACGTGCCGCCGCCGCTGGAGCGGTCGTGGTGGCGGTCGGCGCGCTCGCCGCACAGCGGCCTCGGCCCCGGCTGGCGCAACTGGTTCTACGCGGAGCGGCCGGGACTGTACCGGCGGCTGCCCGGGGGCGTGCGCGCCCGGGTCGCGGCGACCGCGCTGGGTCCGGCCGGGGCGTGGTGGGTGCGGGAGCGGGTGGAGCGGGCGGTGGAGCTGCGGCTCGACCAGGAGATCGTCAAGGCGAAGGAGGTGGCCGGGGCCGTCCATCTGGACACGGTGACCCGGTCAGGGGTGCCGGGCGTCCTGCGCACCGAACACGTCATCGCCGCCACGGGGTTCACCGCGGCGGCGGGGCGTCTGGAGCTGCTGGAGGAGGACGTACGGTCCCGGCTGGCACCCGGCGCGCTGGAGGCGCCGGCCGTCGGACCACTGTTCGAGTCGGCGGTGCCGGGGCTGTTCCTGGCGGGTCTGATGACGGCGCCCGCGTTCGGCCCCGCGATGCGGTTCGTCCAGGGCGCGGACTACACCGCACGCACGCTGGTGCGCGGGGTACGGCAGCGTCTGCGCGGGCCGGCCGTCCGGACAGCGGTCGCGCACGGCCGGCGTACGGCGACGGTGCCGGCCCCGGCCGCTCCTGCCCGTCCGGTCCCCGAAGCCACGGGCACGGGCGAGTAG